The window GCGGCCGCCGATTTTGGCCGTGAAGTTCCCGTCCGGCGTCGCGAAGGACAGCATCCGGGCCGGATCCCACGCAGGCTGCTGCTGGGCGACCTGTTTTTCCAGCTTGCCGACCCGCTCCGGCAGGCTTTCCAGCTCCTTCTGCTTCTCCTGAGCGGCCGCCCGGCGCAGGCGTTCCATCTCTTCGTCCTGCGGGGACACCGCCGTTCCCAGAGCGATCGCCACGATCCACAACGTTTCCATGTCCTGCCTCCTTTCGGCTTGTCGGCCCGAAAGGTAGGGCGGGACCGTGAAGGGCGCACAAAGCTTCCGCTAAGGCTCGACAAAGGCTCGGAGGGTCGGGCGGCGTTCAAAATGGGAACGGATTTCCTTGTGCGGGCCCGAGCGGGAACGTTAGGATACCCCGTCCCCGACCCGGGCGCGATCGCCGGCTCCGGGACCTTCCCGGATGAACTCCGAGCGCTTCCGGCACCGACTGGATCTCATCGCGGTCTTCACTCAGAAGGAGATCAAGACCCGATACCGCGGCACCGTGCTGGGCTACCTGTGGTCGCTCGCGCACCCGCTCGCCTTCGTCGCCGTCTTCTTTCTGGCCTTCAAAACGGTGATGAAAGTGCCGGTGGAAGACTATGCCCTGTTCCTGGCGGCCGGCCTTTTTCCCTGGCAGTGGTTCTCCAACTCGCTGATCTCCGCTTCCACGGTGTTCGTGGGAAACGCGGCGCTCCTGCGGAAGGCGGCCTTCCCGCGAAATCTGCTGCCGCTGGCGGTCGTGCTGCAGAACATGGCCCACTTCCTGCTTTCCCTGCCGGCGATCGTTCTGCTTCTGGGGCTGCATGGACGCGCGCCGTCGGCGGCCTGGCTCTATGGAGTCCCGCTGGCCGCCGCGGCTCAATTCCTCGTCACGTACGGGCTGGCGCTGGCCGTATCGTCGGCCAACGTCTACCTCCGCGACCTGGAGCGGCTGACCGGCCTGGCGGTCTGGGTCCTCCTCTATCTGACCCCGGTCCTGTACCGCGAATCGATGATTCCGGACCGCTACCGCTGGATCGTGCATGCCAACCCCATGGCCCCGGTGACGATCGTCTGGCGGAACGTGCTTCTGGAAGGCGGCGTCCCGTGGGCTCCCCTCCTCCTCGGCCTGGCGCACGGGACGGCCTTGGCCGCCGTCGGCCACGCGGTCTACCGAAGGCTTTCCTGGCGGATCGCGGAGCTCGTATGACGGAACCGGCGATCGCCCTGCGGGGCGTCTCGAAAACCTTCCCTCGGACCCGGCTCCTGGCCGGCGGCCTGAAGGCGTTCCTTCTCCGCCGCCCCGCGACCAATGAAGGCCCGGCCGAGGTCCTGAGGGACGTCTCGCTCGAGGCGGCCCCGGGCGAGGTCGTGGGCCTTGTGGGACGTAACGGCTCCGGAAAGAGCACCCTGCTCCGGCTCATCGCGGGGATCCTGCGGCCTACCCGCGGGGAGATCCGCATCCGCGGGAGAATCTGCCCCTTTCTCGAGCCCACGGCGGGCTTCCATCCGGAGCTGACGGGCCGGGAAAACGTCCTCCTGGCGGCGGTCGTCCTCGGATTCACCCGCCGCGAGGCGCTCCGGAGAATCGATGACGTCGTCGCCTTCTCCGAGCTGGGCGACCGCATCGACCAGCCGATCCGCACTTACTCCAGCGGAATGCTCGCGCGGATCGGGTTCTCGGTGGTCGCGGCGGCCGACCCCGAGATCCTGCTCGTGGACGAGCTTTCCGTCGGAGACGCCGGATTCCGCGAAAAGTGCCTCGCCAAGATGAGGGAGTTCAAGAGCCGCGGCGTCACCATGGCGTACGTGTCCCACGCCGAAGACGACGTGCGCCGGCTCTGCGACCGCGTCGTCTGGCTGGATCGAGGCGCGGTCCGGCGAGTCGGGCCGCCCGACGCGATCCTTCCGGAGTATCTCGACGCCGTCAGACCGGCCCCGTCCCGGCGCGCGCAGGAGCGTCCCCATGTCGTCTGAGGCGGCTCCGGCGCGCCTGTTCATCGACTGCTCTCAGACCTACTTTCACGGAGGCCGGACGGGCATCCAGAGAGTCGTCCGGAACATCGCCCGCCACGGCGCGTCGAGGGCGAAGGCGCTCGGCTTGGAGTGCCACGCCATCGTCTGGACTCCGGGCGGCTTCCGCCAAGTCCGGGGGCCGGATCCCCATCCGTTCGTGATGCTCTACCAACGCTACGTGCGCGCGGTGAAGGCCGCCGTTCAGGTCGCGGCGGCTCTCCTCCACGCCTTCCTGCCCCGAAAGATCGTCGCGATCCTGAAAGCCCGTCTTCGAAAGCGGCCGTACCTTTCGATCCGTTGGGTCGG of the Planctomycetota bacterium genome contains:
- a CDS encoding ABC transporter permease, coding for MNSERFRHRLDLIAVFTQKEIKTRYRGTVLGYLWSLAHPLAFVAVFFLAFKTVMKVPVEDYALFLAAGLFPWQWFSNSLISASTVFVGNAALLRKAAFPRNLLPLAVVLQNMAHFLLSLPAIVLLLGLHGRAPSAAWLYGVPLAAAAQFLVTYGLALAVSSANVYLRDLERLTGLAVWVLLYLTPVLYRESMIPDRYRWIVHANPMAPVTIVWRNVLLEGGVPWAPLLLGLAHGTALAAVGHAVYRRLSWRIAELV
- a CDS encoding ABC transporter ATP-binding protein, whose protein sequence is MTEPAIALRGVSKTFPRTRLLAGGLKAFLLRRPATNEGPAEVLRDVSLEAAPGEVVGLVGRNGSGKSTLLRLIAGILRPTRGEIRIRGRICPFLEPTAGFHPELTGRENVLLAAVVLGFTRREALRRIDDVVAFSELGDRIDQPIRTYSSGMLARIGFSVVAAADPEILLVDELSVGDAGFREKCLAKMREFKSRGVTMAYVSHAEDDVRRLCDRVVWLDRGAVRRVGPPDAILPEYLDAVRPAPSRRAQERPHVV